In bacterium, the sequence GCAAATATTCTTCCGGGAATTCAGTTAGACATTGTTGAGAGTAATTTCTAATTTCGGTTAGACTGGGTGCAGGTGCTGTTCGCCGGTTGTTTTGGAAAACCGGTTGCAGCAAATCTTCGGTGCGTGCGATGTTTTCCAGCTTTTTTTTCTGGTGAAGATATTGCCGGTCCATGGCTGTGATGACGGGACCTTTGGGCAGGGGTTCGTGCGCGGTTACTAAAATGTCACCCAAGGGTTGGTTTTCAGCGTTGTAACAACGAATCGTACGTTTGATACCCGGATCGGTGGCTTTTTCAGGGTTTCCGGAAATTTTGATACGCGGAATCCAGGCGTCTTCTTTTTGAATGGCCACAAGTTTATAGACGCCGTCCAGTGCGGGATGGTCTTTGGAAGTAATCAGGTGTGTACCAACCGCCCAGGTATTGATTTTTGCACCCTGGCGTTTTAAATCCGCAATTAAATCTTCATCCAGATCATTGGTCCCTACGATTTTTACAGTTGGCATCCCGGCTTGGTTAAATTGTTTAAATGCGGCTTTGGAAAGCTTGGCCAGGTCCCCGGAGTCGATACGGATGGCAGGTTCGAGTTCAGGGCGGCTTTTAAAAGTTTCAATCGCATTGGGAACCCCGCTTTTTAGCGTGTCGTAGGTATCCACCAACAGGACGCATCGTTTTGGAAAAGCATCGGCAAATGCTTCAAAAGCTTTTTTTTCACTGGGAAAACTCATGACCCAGGAATGGGCATGGGTCCCGAGTACGGGGATATTAAAAGTTTTTCCTGCCAAGACGTTGCTGGTACCGATCGCACCTCCGATATAAGCTCCCCGGCTGCCAATCAGACTGCCATCCGGTCCTTGTGCGCGCCGCAATCCGAATTCTAAAACCGGTTCTCCCTGCGCGGCCTGACAAATACGCGCAGTTTTGGTTGCAATCAAGGATTGGTAATTAAGTGCGTTTAAAAGAAATGATTCAACGAGTTGGAGATGCGGCAAAGGTCCTTGGAGACGGATGATGGGTTCGTGCGGGAATACGGGTGTGCCTTCACGGACAGCCCAGACATCAATGGCAGGTTTGAAATCCTGAAGATAGTCCAATGTCGCTTGATTGAATAGATTTAATCCGGCCAGGTAATCCAGGTCACTGGGTGAGAACACCAGTGATTCCAGATAATCGATAAATTGTTCCAATCCGGCAGTAATCACAAAACCATTGTTGGGCGGCAGGGTCCG encodes:
- a CDS encoding nicotinate phosphoribosyltransferase; its protein translation is MFLKTPLTPWIKRQDMALLTDFYELTMLSGYLRNGLANQQVIFEYFFRTLPPNNGFVITAGLEQFIDYLESLVFSPSDLDYLAGLNLFNQATLDYLQDFKPAIDVWAVREGTPVFPHEPIIRLQGPLPHLQLVESFLLNALNYQSLIATKTARICQAAQGEPVLEFGLRRAQGPDGSLIGSRGAYIGGAIGTSNVLAGKTFNIPVLGTHAHSWVMSFPSEKKAFEAFADAFPKRCVLLVDTYDTLKSGVPNAIETFKSRPELEPAIRIDSGDLAKLSKAAFKQFNQAGMPTVKIVGTNDLDEDLIADLKRQGAKINTWAVGTHLITSKDHPALDGVYKLVAIQKEDAWIPRIKISGNPEKATDPGIKRTIRCYNAENQPLGDILVTAHEPLPKGPVITAMDRQYLHQKKKLENIARTEDLLQPVFQNNRRTAPAPSLTEIRNYSQQCLTEFPEEYLRLRNPEIYWIGLSEELTKIKQAALHKVYE